The DNA region TAATTTCGTCTTTTTGTTTTCAAACCAGTAAATTATTGAGCTAGACCAATCTTCGTGTTATTTTAGAAATATTAAATGATTTAAACGACCATAATATTTATGAGAAATCTACTATAATGGCCAAAGAAACTAATAAACCGAATTTTTTGTGAAGTCTTTAACAAAAAATTATATGATGAATTTCCTACATAATTTGATAGAGGTGGTAGAAGATGAAACGGATTGGCGTATTAACAAGCGGAGGAGACGCTCCAGGAATGAATGCAGCGGTTCGTGCTGTTGTAAGGAAAGCGATTTTTCACGATTTGGAAGTGTATGGCATTTATCAAGGGTACAGCGGCCTGATCAATGGGAATATCAAGAAATTGGAATTGGGATCAGTTGGCGATATCATTCATCGCGGGGGTACGATGCTTTACTCCGCAAGATGTGAAGAATTCAAAACAAAAGAAGGTCAGCAAAAAGGAATCGAACAATTGAAAAAGCATGGAATCGATGCACTTGTTGTCGTGGGCGGAGACGGTTCGTATCGAGGCGCCAAGGCTTTGACGGAGCAAGGCTACCCTTGTGTAGGTGTTCCAGGGACGATTGACAATGATATCCCAGGTACAGAATATACGATCGGCTTTGATACGGCATTGAATACCGTGATCGATGCGATCGACAAAATCAGGGATACTGCTACTTCCCACGAAAGAACATTTATCGTTGAAGTGATGGGAAGAGGTGCAGGCGACATTGCGCTTTGGTCAGGCTTGGCGGGTGGTGCAGAGACCATCGTCATTCCGGAAGATAATTTCAAGATGGAAGATGTCG from Falsibacillus albus includes:
- the pfkA gene encoding 6-phosphofructokinase — its product is MKRIGVLTSGGDAPGMNAAVRAVVRKAIFHDLEVYGIYQGYSGLINGNIKKLELGSVGDIIHRGGTMLYSARCEEFKTKEGQQKGIEQLKKHGIDALVVVGGDGSYRGAKALTEQGYPCVGVPGTIDNDIPGTEYTIGFDTALNTVIDAIDKIRDTATSHERTFIVEVMGRGAGDIALWSGLAGGAETIVIPEDNFKMEDVANRLKKGHERGKKHSIIIVAEGVMSGPEFAEKLQEATNMETRVSVLGHIQRGGSPTAFDRVLASRLGAHAVELLIEGKGGRAVGIEKNQLVDYDIIEALAMPHRVDLDMYRLSKELSI